One genomic segment of Chelonia mydas isolate rCheMyd1 chromosome 1, rCheMyd1.pri.v2, whole genome shotgun sequence includes these proteins:
- the ALG8 gene encoding probable dolichyl pyrophosphate Glc1Man9GlcNAc2 alpha-1,3-glucosyltransferase isoform X3, with the protein MAAAAAGGSGGRWFLALALGVSLLKCLLIPTYHSTDFEVHRNWLAITHNLPVSQWYYEATSEWTLDYPPFFAWFEYALSHVAKYFDQEMLVIQNLNYSSHATVFFQRLSVIFTDILFVYAAHECCRCVNGKRPGKELLEKPMFVLAVLLLWNFGLLIVDHIHFQYNGFLFGLMLLSVARLFQKRHLEGALLFAVLLHFKHIYIYVAPAYCVYLLRSYCFTANKADGSLKWSSFSFLRITLLGLIVCLVSALSLGPFVVLGQLPQVISRLFPFKRGLCHAYWAPNFWALYNAVDKTLAVVGIKYKFLDTEKIPKASMTGGLVQEFQHTVLPSVTPLATLIFTFISILPSVFCLWFKPQGPRGFLQCLILCALSSFMFGWHVHEKAILLAILPLSLLSVESPKHAGIYLTLTTTGHFSLFPLLFTPPEITTKILLMLLFTVYSFSSLRALFRTVLTEYPLLQSSSGLKFCAYTV; encoded by the exons atggcggcggcggcggcgggcggaAGCGGCGGTCGCTGGTTCCTGGCTCTGGCGCTCGGGGTTTCCCTTCTCAAGTGTCTCCTCATACCGACCTA TCATTCCACAGATTTTGAAGTACATAGAAACTGGCTTGCCATCACTCACAATTTACCAGTTTCTCAGTGGTACTATGAA gcaACTTCTGAGTGGACCTTGGATTATCCTCCGTTCTTTGCTTGGTTTGAATATGCACTTTCACACGTTGCCAAATACTTTGACCAGGAAATGCTGGTTATCCAAAATTTGAACTACTCCAGTCATGCAACAGTCTTCTTCCAAAGACTTTCTGTCATTTTTACAGATATTCTCTTTGTGTATGCAGCCCATGA ATGCTGCAGATGTGTAAATGGGAAACGACCTGGAAAAGAACTTCTGGAGAAACCAATGTTTGTTCTTGCTGTTTTGCTCTTATGGAACTTTGGCTTATTAATTGTGGATC ATATTCACTTTCAGTACAATGGCTTTTTATTTGGATTGATGCTTCTTTCTGTTGCTCGATTATTTCAG aaAAGGCATTTGGAGGGTGCTCTTCTTTTTGCTGTTCTCCTGCATTTCAAACACATCTACATCTATGTAGCCCCAGCCTATTGTGTATATTTGCTACGATCCTATTGTTTCACTGCAAATAAGGCAG ATGGATCCCTCAAGTGGAGCAGCTTCAGCTTTCTTCGCATTACTTTGCTGGGATTGATTGTCTGCCTTGTTTCTGCTCTTTCATTGGGACCCTTTGTAGTTCTG GGCCAGCTGCCTCAAGTCATTTCACGGCTTTTCCCTTTCAAGAGAGGCCTCTGCCATGCTTATTGGGCCCCTAATTTTTGGGCTTTGTACAATGCAGTGGACAAAACATTAGCAGTTGTTG GTATAAAATATAAATTCCTTGATACTGAAAAGATTCCTAAAGCCTCAATGACGGGTGGATTGGTTCAAGAATTCCAGCACACCGTCCTTCCTTCTGTGACTCCGCTAGCAACGCTAATTTTTACCTTCATCTCCATACTG CCCTCTGTTTTCTGTCTTTGGTTTAAACCCCAAGGGCCCAGAGGCTTTCTTCAATGCCTGATACTTTGTGCACTGAGCTCGTTCATGTTTGGCTGGCATGTGCATGAGAAAGCAATACTCCTCGCTATTCTTCCTTTGAG CTTGTTGTCTGTggagagcccaaaacatgctggCATTTATCTGACTCTGACAACTACAGGACATTTTTCACTCTTCCCATTGCTGTTTACTCCACCAG